Proteins from a single region of Streptomyces spectabilis:
- a CDS encoding ATP-binding protein: protein MTRTEGRTAAAPRTAGEPGLTRPQESTTHTVYSEEDLLHVRHAVRAATVLAGFGIVDQTRVVTAASELARNAYVHGGGGVLTVEIVRRLGTTGLRLTVKDEGPGIADVEAALTDGFTTGAGLGHGLGGARRLMDDFALRTEAGRGTVVTAVRWHKRRA, encoded by the coding sequence ATGACGCGAACCGAAGGACGGACCGCCGCGGCGCCCCGCACCGCGGGGGAGCCCGGCCTGACCCGCCCGCAGGAGTCCACCACCCACACCGTGTACAGCGAGGAGGACCTGCTGCACGTCCGGCACGCGGTGCGGGCCGCCACCGTGCTCGCGGGCTTCGGCATCGTCGACCAGACGCGGGTGGTCACCGCCGCCAGCGAACTGGCCCGCAACGCCTACGTCCACGGCGGTGGCGGCGTCCTCACCGTCGAGATCGTGCGCAGGCTCGGCACCACGGGCCTCCGGCTCACCGTCAAGGACGAGGGCCCCGGCATCGCCGACGTGGAGGCCGCCCTCACCGACGGCTTCACCACGGGCGCGGGCCTCGGCCACGGCCTCGGCGGCGCCCGCCGGCTCATGGACGACTTCGCGCTGCGCACCGAGGCCGGGCGGGGCACGGTCGTCACGGCCGTCCGGTGGCACAAGAGGCGCGCGTGA
- a CDS encoding STAS domain-containing protein, with amino-acid sequence MEDRFWLRREDDEGARDDGGARDHGRSQDDGAGARAVLRLSGELDLEGAPSLAEAAGPLLQDGSRTLVLDCHGVTFCDSSGLNTLLNLRERAAASGARLLLARPSPSVRHLLRLTHTERVFHVVDATEAVDDAPAPRS; translated from the coding sequence ATGGAAGACCGCTTCTGGCTCCGCCGCGAGGACGATGAGGGCGCGCGGGACGACGGGGGCGCACGGGACCACGGCCGCTCGCAGGACGACGGGGCGGGGGCACGGGCCGTGCTGCGGCTCTCGGGCGAGCTGGACCTGGAGGGCGCGCCGTCGCTCGCCGAGGCCGCGGGGCCGCTGCTCCAGGACGGGTCGCGGACCCTCGTCCTGGACTGTCACGGCGTCACGTTCTGCGACTCCAGCGGGCTCAACACGCTGCTGAACCTGCGCGAGCGGGCCGCGGCGTCCGGCGCCCGGCTGCTGCTCGCGCGGCCCTCCCCCAGCGTCCGTCATCTGCTGCGACTGACGCACACCGAGCGGGTGTTCCACGTCGTCGACGCCACCGAGGCCGTGGACGACGCGCCGGCGCCGCGCTCCTGA
- a CDS encoding DUF6309 family protein → MQIIGPTTFDEVRALFHRDHPVTRAHEVNTNEDADSALRLADATFGTWATIRLSRADVRSVLLPWHLSCGGGRELVPRTGLTVGQAADLLRAHEAEFTAANPVCTGKIARFRTAAFSSIYLTTRPIPHDHYADLPTDEGLVHLDGLHRLLAWELAGRLSPGAELTALIAGDLTPLAPTAASDSTPNATTGGPRP, encoded by the coding sequence ATGCAGATCATCGGCCCCACCACCTTCGACGAGGTACGCGCCCTCTTCCACCGGGACCATCCCGTCACCCGCGCCCACGAGGTCAACACCAACGAGGACGCGGACAGCGCGCTGCGCCTGGCCGACGCGACCTTCGGCACCTGGGCCACGATCCGGCTGTCCCGCGCCGACGTCCGCTCGGTGCTCCTGCCCTGGCACCTGAGCTGCGGCGGCGGCCGCGAGCTCGTCCCGCGCACCGGCCTCACCGTCGGCCAGGCGGCGGACCTGCTGCGCGCGCACGAGGCGGAGTTCACGGCGGCCAACCCCGTCTGCACCGGCAAGATCGCCCGGTTCCGCACCGCCGCCTTCTCCTCCATCTACCTCACCACGCGGCCGATCCCGCACGACCACTACGCGGACCTCCCCACCGACGAAGGGCTTGTCCACCTCGACGGCCTGCACCGCCTGCTCGCCTGGGAGCTGGCGGGACGCCTGTCGCCCGGCGCGGAGCTGACCGCCCTCATCGCCGGTGACCTCACCCCGCTCGCCCCGACCGCCGCGAGCGACAGCACACCGAACGCCACCACCGGAGGTCCACGCCCATGA
- a CDS encoding MarR family winged helix-turn-helix transcriptional regulator, protein MDADPGGPGARRRADRADADPAAELADVLEVLWEHGRAVSPAPASPSQLRVLHCLDRDEGINLRTLGELLGASPPSVSRLCDRLEVLGFVRRAPSRASGRELELRLTCHGRTHLRALKDRRVASLREVTDRMTPADRRALLHGLLALRATLAHPETAAGRDTEGDGR, encoded by the coding sequence ATGGACGCGGACCCCGGTGGGCCGGGAGCGCGGCGGCGCGCGGACCGCGCGGACGCCGATCCGGCCGCCGAACTGGCGGACGTCCTTGAGGTGTTGTGGGAGCACGGCCGTGCGGTGAGCCCGGCGCCCGCCTCGCCCTCGCAGCTGCGCGTGCTCCACTGCCTCGACCGGGACGAGGGCATCAACCTGCGCACGCTCGGCGAACTGCTCGGCGCCTCGCCCCCGTCCGTGAGCAGGCTGTGCGACCGCCTGGAGGTCCTGGGCTTCGTGCGCCGCGCCCCCAGCAGGGCCAGCGGGCGCGAGCTGGAGCTCCGTCTGACGTGCCACGGCAGGACGCATCTGCGCGCCCTGAAGGACCGGCGCGTCGCCTCGCTGCGGGAGGTGACGGACCGGATGACCCCGGCGGACCGCCGCGCCCTGCTCCACGGACTCCTCGCGCTGCGCGCCACGTTGGCGCACCCGGAGACCGCAGCGGGGCGCGATACCGAGGGCGATGGGCGCTGA
- a CDS encoding ATP-binding protein — MHPPKEQRVVREWERNGTVSAAEARAAARDFMASVGCDDERQAEAVLLVVSELVTNALRHARGVTALRLGHSDLGLTVSVSDAADEPPRTLPLDPARPGGFGLHLVRDLAGRLEVEWCPGGKRVRATVPLS; from the coding sequence ATGCACCCTCCGAAGGAGCAGCGAGTGGTGCGCGAGTGGGAGCGTAACGGGACGGTGTCGGCCGCCGAGGCACGTGCGGCGGCGCGTGACTTCATGGCGTCGGTGGGATGCGACGACGAGCGGCAGGCAGAGGCCGTGCTCCTGGTCGTGTCGGAGCTGGTGACGAACGCGCTGCGGCACGCCCGCGGGGTGACCGCCCTGCGGCTCGGCCACAGCGACCTGGGTCTGACGGTGTCCGTGTCCGACGCCGCCGACGAGCCGCCGCGCACCTTGCCCCTCGACCCGGCGCGGCCGGGCGGATTCGGGCTCCACCTGGTGCGGGACCTCGCGGGGCGGCTTGAGGTCGAGTGGTGTCCGGGCGGCAAGAGAGTGCGCGCCACCGTGCCGCTGTCGTGA
- a CDS encoding PP2C family protein-serine/threonine phosphatase, translated as MTATDLRSLPALRHAVRSLADTHRLGVEVRARLALAAGRVAAPVVDAGFPVTLTATREDDGGAPLLAVTLDHRACGIGVPPADELPLAAHSTTPSTVTWHIALDTAGGTTPAPTDADAPPDGESEVLLKELGAALAQVDALKAEHRLLKHELAETNSGVLALYVQLDERDQQVRRAHGRVLRELEDALRPPVLDVPGLELGVHYAPADSEAPTGGDLYDWFVLPDGTVHITVVDALGHGVRSTRTALNVTHAVRTLALEGHPLQSIVARTNEVLAPFDPALMATVLLARLRPETGELHLAGGSHPPALLMRRGGGTEYLETPGRGIGFPLPGSEEVRRTRMRPGDLLLLYTDGLTESRRDPEEGEARLARAVRDHAHRPTAHLPRALAKEMHAVILHADDTLALAVRLSA; from the coding sequence ATGACCGCCACCGACCTGCGCTCCCTGCCGGCGCTCAGGCACGCCGTCCGTTCGCTCGCCGACACCCACCGCCTCGGCGTGGAGGTACGCGCCCGGCTCGCGCTCGCCGCCGGGCGCGTTGCGGCGCCGGTCGTCGACGCGGGCTTCCCGGTCACCCTGACCGCCACCAGGGAGGACGACGGCGGGGCGCCGCTGCTCGCGGTCACCCTCGACCACCGCGCGTGCGGCATCGGCGTCCCCCCGGCCGACGAGCTGCCGCTCGCCGCGCACAGCACCACGCCGTCCACCGTGACCTGGCACATCGCCCTCGACACCGCAGGGGGGACGACACCGGCGCCGACGGACGCGGACGCGCCGCCGGACGGCGAGAGCGAGGTGCTCCTCAAGGAACTCGGCGCCGCCCTGGCCCAGGTCGACGCCCTGAAGGCCGAACACCGCCTCCTCAAGCACGAACTGGCCGAGACCAACAGCGGTGTGCTCGCCCTGTACGTCCAGCTCGACGAGCGCGACCAGCAGGTGCGCCGCGCCCACGGCCGCGTCCTGCGCGAACTGGAGGACGCCCTGCGCCCGCCCGTCCTGGACGTGCCCGGGCTCGAACTGGGCGTGCACTACGCCCCGGCCGACTCCGAGGCACCCACGGGAGGCGACCTGTACGACTGGTTCGTGCTGCCGGACGGCACCGTGCACATCACGGTCGTGGACGCGCTCGGCCACGGCGTCCGCTCCACCCGCACGGCCCTGAACGTCACGCACGCCGTCCGCACCCTGGCCCTCGAAGGCCACCCCTTGCAGTCGATCGTGGCCCGTACGAACGAAGTGCTCGCGCCCTTCGACCCCGCACTGATGGCGACGGTCCTGCTGGCCCGGCTGCGCCCGGAGACCGGGGAGCTGCACCTCGCGGGCGGCAGCCATCCGCCCGCGCTCCTGATGCGCCGGGGCGGCGGCACCGAGTACCTCGAAACCCCCGGCCGGGGCATCGGTTTCCCCCTGCCCGGCAGCGAGGAGGTCCGCCGCACCCGCATGCGCCCCGGCGATCTCCTGCTGCTCTACACCGACGGCCTCACCGAGAGCCGCAGGGACCCCGAGGAGGGCGAGGCCCGGCTGGCCCGCGCGGTCCGCGACCACGCCCACCGCCCGACGGCGCACCTGCCGAGGGCGCTCGCCAAGGAGATGCACGCGGTGATACTCCACGCCGACGACACCCTCGCCCTCGCGGTGCGCTTGAGCGCATAG
- a CDS encoding phytanoyl-CoA dioxygenase family protein: protein MPLFFEGSGTVSAQREHFTDLGYLVLPALLPGSLLDRLVPEVDRWVDDGLRSRSIAACLDPGPDHDPPPVMELELPAHGELITHEPLLRVIADLMGAPFVFHHLHSDRHNPGVPGKPWHHDHEPNDAGDPDLSMVHALHYLGGLDGTVGNLTVVPGSHHRPWAKSALAHLGTTELPGEVVIDELPPGSTVVINSALLHARRPAPSPPGSPARYFVDASYCQTGARWRPVKPYWRHMLRTARTLDLDGGRWPELFAERHFTEYARHA, encoded by the coding sequence ATGCCACTATTCTTCGAGGGCAGTGGGACGGTTTCGGCGCAGCGGGAGCACTTCACGGACCTGGGCTACCTGGTCCTGCCCGCCCTGCTGCCCGGATCGCTCCTCGACCGGCTCGTGCCCGAGGTGGACCGCTGGGTCGACGACGGGCTGCGGTCCCGCTCCATCGCCGCCTGCCTCGATCCGGGCCCCGACCACGATCCGCCGCCCGTCATGGAGCTGGAGTTGCCCGCCCATGGCGAACTCATCACCCACGAACCCCTGCTGCGGGTCATAGCGGACCTCATGGGCGCGCCCTTCGTCTTCCACCATCTGCACAGCGACCGGCACAATCCCGGCGTGCCCGGCAAGCCGTGGCACCACGACCACGAGCCCAACGACGCGGGCGACCCCGACCTGTCGATGGTGCACGCGCTGCACTACCTCGGCGGCCTCGACGGCACGGTCGGCAACCTCACCGTGGTGCCGGGCTCCCACCACCGGCCCTGGGCCAAGTCGGCGCTCGCCCACCTCGGCACCACCGAACTCCCGGGCGAGGTGGTCATCGACGAGCTGCCGCCCGGTTCGACCGTGGTCATCAACTCCGCGCTGCTGCACGCCCGCAGGCCCGCGCCGAGCCCGCCCGGCAGCCCGGCCCGCTACTTCGTCGACGCCTCGTACTGCCAGACCGGGGCGCGTTGGCGGCCGGTGAAGCCGTACTGGCGGCACATGCTCCGTACGGCCCGCACCCTCGATCTCGACGGCGGGCGCTGGCCGGAGCTGTTCGCGGAGCGGCACTTCACCGAGTACGCCAGGCACGCGTGA
- a CDS encoding MFS transporter, translating into MAFIISSSGDWIFRFALPVLVLQITGSAVSTALTYAIEFVPFVVIGLFSGVVADRADRRQLMIACDVVSAVIVAGIGVLCLIDPPVFLVMAAAFLLGCVRPFSFPAFQGFITERVAEERRASMNAWVQGADGTLGMLGPVAGVAVVTLLGPTAASFANAASFAVSALLIAATAAVAAGRRLRTSFAAACRSLGPDSAAALRMVVRERALLWATFLLTLANLTFPAAAANLVYIVAGPDGDVPASLAVVAAAQGLGVALGAAAAPLLLRRFSAGTLMGSAMAVKALALTLPAFQPGIGALTVCWFVVGTTTSTFIVPWRTYRQGAVDPQFLGRVVGLQRAIPFAAIPVSSLLGGWLVVEFGVTALFTAIAVIQFFVWLGTRFSPLGRSGSSRVEVAGPQVIPSPQPTSLPSRTGRN; encoded by the coding sequence GTGGCTTTCATCATTTCCAGCAGCGGGGACTGGATATTCCGCTTCGCCCTGCCCGTACTCGTGCTCCAGATCACCGGATCGGCGGTCTCCACGGCGCTGACCTATGCGATCGAGTTCGTGCCGTTCGTCGTCATCGGACTCTTCAGCGGAGTTGTCGCCGACCGGGCCGACCGACGGCAATTGATGATCGCGTGCGATGTCGTGTCCGCGGTGATCGTGGCCGGGATCGGGGTGCTCTGCCTGATCGATCCGCCGGTGTTCCTGGTGATGGCGGCGGCCTTTCTGCTGGGCTGCGTACGGCCGTTCTCGTTCCCCGCGTTCCAGGGATTCATCACCGAGCGGGTCGCCGAGGAACGGCGGGCCTCGATGAACGCCTGGGTCCAGGGCGCGGACGGCACCCTCGGCATGCTCGGCCCCGTCGCCGGGGTCGCGGTCGTCACGCTCCTCGGGCCGACCGCGGCGAGCTTCGCCAACGCGGCCTCGTTCGCGGTCTCCGCCCTGCTGATCGCCGCCACCGCCGCCGTCGCCGCGGGGCGGCGCCTGCGGACCTCGTTCGCCGCGGCCTGCCGCTCGCTCGGGCCCGACTCCGCGGCGGCGCTGCGCATGGTCGTGCGGGAGCGCGCCCTGTTGTGGGCCACGTTCCTGCTGACCCTCGCCAACCTCACCTTCCCCGCGGCGGCGGCCAACCTCGTCTACATCGTGGCCGGGCCCGACGGGGACGTCCCGGCCTCGCTCGCGGTGGTCGCGGCGGCACAGGGACTCGGGGTCGCGCTCGGCGCCGCCGCGGCACCCCTGCTGCTGCGCAGGTTCTCGGCGGGCACGCTCATGGGTTCGGCCATGGCCGTGAAGGCCCTAGCCCTGACACTGCCCGCGTTCCAGCCCGGCATCGGCGCGCTGACCGTGTGCTGGTTCGTCGTCGGCACGACGACCTCCACGTTCATCGTGCCCTGGCGGACCTATCGGCAGGGCGCGGTCGATCCGCAATTCCTCGGCAGGGTGGTGGGGCTGCAGCGGGCCATTCCCTTCGCCGCCATCCCGGTCAGTTCGCTTCTCGGCGGCTGGCTGGTCGTCGAGTTCGGTGTCACCGCGCTGTTCACGGCCATCGCCGTCATTCAGTTCTTCGTCTGGCTCGGTACTCGTTTTTCGCCATTGGGGAGATCCGGCTCTTCGCGCGTCGAAGTGGCCGGGCCCCAGGTCATTCCTTCGCCGCAACCGACGTCACTACCGAGTCGAACAGGCAGGAATTGA
- a CDS encoding STAS domain-containing protein — translation MNGHPTAGVPILRLGDVLVSGLLNELDDKSALAFTEELTETIVASGARGVLIDISRLELVDSFVARMLMDLSTTARLLGARVIVAGMRPPVAITLVELGIELAGVETALSAEQGLTALGWHKGVPPRERAEP, via the coding sequence GTGAACGGGCACCCCACCGCGGGAGTGCCCATCCTGCGCCTCGGCGACGTCCTTGTCAGCGGGCTCCTCAACGAGCTCGACGACAAGTCGGCGCTCGCCTTCACCGAGGAACTCACCGAGACGATCGTGGCCAGCGGCGCGCGCGGCGTCCTCATCGACATCTCCCGCCTCGAACTCGTCGACTCCTTCGTCGCCCGCATGCTGATGGACCTCAGCACCACGGCCCGGCTGCTCGGCGCCCGCGTCATCGTGGCCGGGATGCGCCCGCCGGTCGCCATCACCCTCGTCGAGCTCGGCATCGAGCTGGCCGGGGTCGAGACCGCGCTCAGCGCCGAACAGGGCCTGACCGCCCTTGGCTGGCACAAGGGCGTGCCGCCGCGGGAGAGGGCGGAGCCATGA
- a CDS encoding ATP-binding protein, translating into MTTGPSGHPGPARAVLAEPTRAVPIDHFSAVHLAAATARTLARRCGLPGALPDRAAVVASELASNIAKHATGGSVYLQALTHGEGLEITAVDRGPGMREPERCLTDGYTTTNTLGAGLGAIRRIATTLTIRTRAGTGTLVCARLAPPGRTADAERPLGSLCLPAEGERHCGDAASFALTDRGLTALAVDGLGHGAEAEEAARAAVRCFHRGPDADLPDLLTAANRALRHSRGAAIGLLRLRDTAVDYCGVGNVRAVLLSPDDVGRRLSGQPGVVGWNMPPPQVRRLSVPAGATAVLHTDGVDQRWSRDPEPFLLRLPPPLLAAALVHGFRRSRDDATAVAVKTPQRPR; encoded by the coding sequence GTGACCACTGGCCCCAGCGGTCACCCCGGCCCCGCGCGAGCCGTCCTCGCGGAGCCCACCCGGGCCGTCCCCATCGACCACTTCAGCGCCGTGCACCTGGCCGCGGCCACGGCCCGCACCCTGGCCCGGCGGTGCGGCCTTCCCGGCGCCCTGCCCGACCGGGCGGCCGTCGTCGCCTCGGAGCTGGCCAGCAACATCGCCAAGCACGCCACCGGCGGCAGCGTCTACCTCCAGGCCCTCACCCACGGCGAGGGCCTGGAGATCACCGCCGTCGACCGGGGCCCCGGCATGCGCGAACCGGAGCGCTGTCTGACCGACGGCTACACCACCACCAACACCCTCGGCGCGGGGCTCGGCGCGATCCGCCGCATCGCCACCACGCTGACCATCCGCACCCGGGCGGGCACCGGCACGCTCGTCTGCGCCCGCCTCGCACCCCCCGGCCGCACCGCCGACGCCGAACGGCCGCTGGGGTCCCTGTGCCTGCCCGCCGAGGGGGAGCGGCACTGCGGCGACGCCGCGTCCTTCGCCCTCACCGACCGCGGCCTGACCGCCCTCGCCGTGGACGGGCTCGGCCACGGAGCGGAGGCGGAGGAGGCCGCGCGGGCCGCCGTGCGCTGCTTCCACCGAGGGCCGGACGCCGACCTGCCCGACCTGCTCACCGCGGCGAACCGCGCCCTGCGCCACTCCCGCGGCGCCGCCATCGGTCTGCTCCGGCTGCGGGACACCGCCGTCGACTACTGCGGCGTCGGGAACGTACGCGCCGTACTCCTGTCGCCCGACGACGTCGGGCGACGGCTCAGCGGGCAGCCCGGCGTCGTCGGCTGGAACATGCCCCCGCCGCAGGTGCGCCGCCTCAGCGTGCCCGCGGGCGCCACGGCCGTGCTCCACACCGACGGCGTCGACCAGCGGTGGTCCCGGGACCCGGAGCCGTTCCTGCTGCGCCTGCCGCCGCCGCTGCTCGCCGCCGCCCTCGTCCACGGATTCCGCCGCAGCCGCGACGACGCGACCGCCGTCGCCGTCAAGACCCCCCAGAGGCCCCGATGA